Within the Thermostichus vulcanus str. 'Rupite' genome, the region TCTGGATGGATGAGCAAGGCAAGAATGAGTACGACCTCAACAAATACTGCAAAGTGCTAGCTCGTGAGTTTGAGTGGGCAAAAAAGCTCAACTCTCAAGCGCGACAAGCCAGTGCTGAGCAGGCCTGGTCGAGTATCTCCAGGTTCTATGCCAACTGTAAACAAGGGATCCGACCCGTTGGGTATCCCAAGTTTAAGAAACAGGCTCGGTCTGTGGAGTACAAAACCTCAGGCTGGAAGTTGCTTGGGTTCAAGCGCATCCAGTTCACGGATGGCTTCCAGATTGGGGTAGTGCGGCTGATTGGTACCTACGATTTGGGGTTCTACCAACCTGAGCAAATCAAACGGGTACGAATCGTCAGGCGTGCTGATGGTTACTATGTGCAGTTTGTTGTGTCCGTTGAAGTGACGGTAGAGCGTCAGCCCACTGGAAAAGCCGTAGGGCTGGATATGGGGCTGGAGCACTTCTACAGCGATAGCAACGGTCATCATGAGCCTATACAGCAGTTCTACAAGAAGAGTCAGGTTAGGCGGAAACGCTTGCAACGACGCTTAAGCAGAAAGGCTAAAGGCTCCAAGAATCGGGTGAAAGCCCGTCAACGTTTAGCTAGACATGAACTGAAGGTCAGCAGGCAGCGTAAAGAGCACGCTAAGCGACTGGCG harbors:
- a CDS encoding RNA-guided endonuclease InsQ/TnpB family protein, with protein sequence MRVLEFKARVVPAQAAAINEAIRTAQFVRNKCLRLWMDEQGKNEYDLNKYCKVLAREFEWAKKLNSQARQASAEQAWSSISRFYANCKQGIRPVGYPKFKKQARSVEYKTSGWKLLGFKRIQFTDGFQIGVVRLIGTYDLGFYQPEQIKRVRIVRRADGYYVQFVVSVEVTVERQPTGKAVGLDMGLEHFYSDSNGHHEPIQQFYKKSQVRRKRLQRRLSRKAKGSKNRVKARQRLARHELKVSRQRKEHAKRLA